A stretch of the Papaver somniferum cultivar HN1 chromosome 6, ASM357369v1, whole genome shotgun sequence genome encodes the following:
- the LOC113286523 gene encoding uncharacterized protein LOC113286523, with protein sequence MEPTSSSLSLVPKQKTPLCNFKPLVIPPPVGGGGVGVAVPLHENSGVHAIMAETLPRYVILQSDYNDRYLRSVEGNLQVPLALKFGGQYSFDRDTRFELEKGKNKDAAGLFNIKCMYNNKYLSTVSATNNWITAVAAEPEEDQTKWSCTLFQPVFVTAGDNTMVRFRHMATGDFTCLQAGASTLVDCLKADSDRDGYDKFLVINWESVVMFPNRIVIKGDNNRYLRERGDTFLAFDTDKLEGFDTEYEVTPSRNGGLRIKCLSNGKLWRKDNGFWIGADGSDGNNHNTNNVFLPVKLAENLVAFRSLRDNLYLKRLSYDGEDDCLAALNKYVDEYSRLKIEDPAISRKIDNVVFRIPAANTSKGKPVVLITKRVENNTLSAMTVAIDLRISDVHSSTWNASLSLSLGVKTTMTSGVPEVAEASIEFSVEFTSSYEWGQTVEREVQMGSVYTVEVPSKSIVTASLIAVQGTAGIPFSYTQTDILSDGTEKIYEKDDGWFVGANAFNETFKVEQTAIPTAKL encoded by the coding sequence CAACTTCAAACCGTTGGTAATACCTCCTCCTGTTGGTGGAGGTGGTGTTGGAGTAGCGGTTCCTCTGCATGAAAACAGTGGGGTACATGCAATCATGGCAGAAACACTGCCGAGGTATGTAATACTCCAATCAGATTATAATGATAGATACTTGCGCTCTGTTGAAGGTAATTTGCAGGTTCCTCTGGCTCTCAAATTCGGAGGTCAATACAGTTTCGATCGTGACACGAGGTTTGAGTTGGAGAAGGGGAAAAATAAAGATGCTGCCGGACTGTTTAATATCAAATGTATGTACAACAATAAGTACTTGTCAACTGTAAGCGCAACCAACAACTGGATCACTGCGGTTGCTGCTGAACCTGAGGAGGATCAAACAAAATGGTCGTGCACACTTTTCCAGCCCGTTTTCGTAACTGCTGGCGATAATACCATGGTACGATTTCGCCATATGGCTACTGGCGATTTCACTTGCTTACAGGCGGGCGCTTCCACCCTCGTTGACTGCTTAAAGGCGGATAGTGATAGAGATGGGTACGACAAGTTTCTTGTCATCAACTGGGAGTCTGTAGTGATGTTCCCAAACCGTATCGTAATCAAGGGGGACAATAACAGGTACCTCCGTGAAAGGGGCGACACATTCTTGGCTTTTGACACTGATAAACTTGAGGGATTTGATACGGAATACGAGGTGACTCCAAGTCGAAATGGAGGCCTCCGCATTAAGTGCCTTTCTAACGGGAAATTATGGAGAAAGGATAATGGTTTTTGGATAGGTGCAGACGGATCTGATGGCAATAACCACAATACCAATAACGTGTTTCTCCCTGTTAAATTGGCAGAAAATCTGGTGGCTTTCAGAAGCCTAAGAGACAACCTTTACCTCAAGAGACTCTCGTATGATGGCGAGGACGACTGCCTAGCTGCCCTCAACAAATATGTTGACGAGTATTCTCGCCTGAAAATTGAGGATCCTGCTATATCGAGGAAAATCGATAACGTCGTTTTTCGGATCCCTGCTGCAAATACATCTAAAGGAAAACCCGTTGTGCTTATAACCAAAAGGGTCGAAAATAACACCCTATCGGCCATGACGGTAGCAATAGATCTCAGGATTTCAGATGTCCATAGTAGTACTTGGAACGCAAGCCTATCTCTGAGTCTAGGTGTTAAAACAACCATGACATCTGGTGTGCCAGAGGTTGCGGAAGCATCGATTGAGTTTTCCGTAGAGTTTACCAGTTCGTACGAATGGGGACAAACGGTGGAAAGGGAAGTACAGATGGGGTCTGTTTATACAGTTGAGGTGCCGTCTAAGAGTATTGTGACGGCAAGTCTGATTGCGGTACAGGGCACTGCTGGTATTCCTTTTTCTTATACTCAGACCGATATTCTGTCGGATGGGACTGAAAAAATCTATGAAAAAGACGATGGTTGGTTTGTTGGTGCCAATGCCTTCAACGAAACCTTCAAGGTTGAGCAGACTGCCATCCCAACAGCTAAACTTTAG